The Microbulbifer hydrolyticus genome has a segment encoding these proteins:
- the pabB gene encoding aminodeoxychorismate synthase component I, translating to MNSHGSLVDVLQIVSLPYSPNTGVAFTALADLPRPVWLDSGQPGARGGRFDILSADPVNNLTLNATDRDPFETLDDLLCELAPQEVDQQIPFCGGAIGYAGYELGARGNFLSADDRETPLPAGHFGLYTWALIVDHQLQATHLIFHPACTEIQKRDLKARFTGLDWEAEPRTESFRLTSGFRHEFSAQEYQAQVGEILRYIRAGDIYQANFTQRFFAEYTGSPLTAYLALRSVAAGPFSAYLSLPQGEILSLSPERFILADGNFLQTEPIKGTAPRSTDPARDTELAKALAASRKDRAENLMIVDLLRNDFGKVCQRGSVRVPSLFELQSFANVHHLVSTITGQIPEDFGFAEVLAATFPGGSITGAPKRRSMEIIRELERSPRGVYCGSVGYISTCGRADSSIAIRTLTASNGHISCAAGGGIVADSDPAAEHRECLDKVRVLLDTLEDRFS from the coding sequence ATGAACTCGCACGGAAGCTTGGTTGACGTTTTGCAAATAGTTTCCCTGCCCTATTCTCCAAATACCGGAGTTGCATTTACTGCACTCGCCGACCTGCCTCGCCCAGTTTGGCTGGATTCCGGGCAGCCCGGGGCCCGGGGTGGACGTTTTGACATCCTGAGCGCTGACCCGGTAAACAACCTCACGCTCAATGCCACAGACCGGGATCCCTTTGAAACACTGGATGACCTTCTGTGTGAGCTCGCCCCGCAGGAAGTGGACCAGCAAATCCCGTTCTGCGGCGGGGCCATCGGCTACGCCGGCTACGAGCTCGGCGCCAGAGGGAACTTCCTGTCAGCAGACGACCGGGAAACACCGCTGCCTGCCGGGCACTTTGGCCTCTACACCTGGGCGCTCATCGTCGACCACCAGCTACAGGCGACACACCTGATCTTCCATCCGGCCTGTACCGAGATTCAGAAACGCGACCTGAAGGCGCGCTTTACCGGCCTGGATTGGGAGGCTGAGCCCCGCACCGAATCCTTTCGCCTGACGTCTGGATTCCGCCATGAATTCAGCGCCCAGGAGTATCAGGCACAGGTCGGGGAGATCCTCCGGTACATCCGCGCTGGAGATATCTATCAGGCGAATTTTACCCAGCGCTTTTTTGCTGAATATACCGGATCCCCGCTGACCGCCTACCTGGCACTTCGCAGCGTGGCCGCTGGCCCTTTCTCGGCATACCTGTCGCTACCACAGGGTGAGATTCTGAGCCTGTCCCCGGAGCGCTTCATCCTGGCCGACGGAAATTTCTTACAAACCGAACCCATCAAGGGCACTGCACCTCGCAGCACTGACCCCGCCCGGGACACCGAGCTGGCCAAAGCCCTGGCGGCAAGCCGCAAGGATCGCGCCGAGAACCTGATGATCGTGGATCTCTTGCGCAACGATTTCGGCAAGGTATGCCAGCGCGGAAGCGTCCGGGTGCCCAGCCTGTTCGAGCTGCAGAGCTTTGCCAACGTGCATCACCTCGTGAGCACCATCACCGGCCAGATACCGGAGGATTTCGGTTTTGCCGAAGTCCTCGCAGCCACCTTTCCGGGAGGCTCGATCACCGGCGCGCCAAAGCGTCGATCCATGGAGATCATCCGCGAGCTCGAGCGCAGCCCTCGCGGGGTCTACTGCGGAAGCGTTGGCTATATCAGCACCTGTGGCCGCGCCGATTCCAGTATCGCCATTCGTACACTCACGGCGAGCAATGGACATATCAGCTGCGCTGCAGGCGGTGGCATCGTGGCAGATTCCGACCCCGCGGCAGAACACCGGGAGTGTCTGGACAAGGTTCGGGTATTACTCGACACACTGGAAGACCGCTTCTCATAA